A genomic segment from Thermothielavioides terrestris NRRL 8126 chromosome 4, complete sequence encodes:
- a CDS encoding glycosyltransferase family 15 protein (CAZy_ID 269735): MDLLRRASKFVLARGPRDPRLPLADEKGKLRSRGTLAARFDYLRRPLRLKGNSTISVPLGVVLLFPCIVVVLILVLFVRHQGSSGMLTSSTGAPPAIRKISEKHDKVFVTGCVEPDTSKPRANAAFVVLARNKELDGVVQSLKSIERHFNRWFHYPYVFLNDGDFNQTFKDTVRNHTSSKVEFGKVGPDMWGYPDWVDPKVAKEGINKQGDNAIMYGGMESYHFMCRFYSGFFYKHPLLAQYEWYWRLEPEIKYFCDITYDPFLKMIEHNKTYGFTIAVKELRETVPNIFRYASAYKRLNNLTSQGLWEMFIEPQPEKEAAPEDKDKEAQRNEPPRPPEIDLEAMEGEKYNMCHFWSNFEIARLDFFRSKAYEDFFQMMDRSGGFWMERWGDAPIHSLAAGALLAPRDIHYFRDFGYRHTTIQHCPPNAPGRQLPREPFLEMTTLDERKRREEDAYWDEIDPVQENGVGCRCRCDTDIVDVEGKEGSCLAEWVDVAGGWASP; this comes from the exons ATGGACCTTCTGCGCCGAGCGAGCAAGTTCGTCCTGGCACGGGGTCCACGGGATCCACGCCTCCCTCTGGCAGACGAAAAGGGCAAGCTGCGCTCGAGAGGGACACTAGCAGCGCGCTTCGACTACCTCAGGCGACCGCTGAGGCTAAAGGGGAACTCGACCATCTCCGTGCCGCTCGGAGTGGTGCTCCTCTTCCCCtgcatcgtcgtcgtccttatCCTGGTGCTGTTTGTCCGCCATCAGGGCTCCAGCGGGATGCTCACATCATCCACGGGTGCGCCGCCAGCGATACG GAAAATTAGCGAGAAGCACGACAAGGTCTTCGTCACGGGCTGTGTTGAACCGGACACCAGCAAGCCTCGCGCCAATGCCGCCTTCGTCGTGCTGGCGAGAAACAAAGAGCTGGACGGCGTGGTCCAGTCCCTCAAGTCGATCGAGCGCCACTTCAACCGGTGGTTCCACTACCCCTACGTCTTCCTGAACGACGGCGACTTCAACCAGACGTTCAAGGACACCGTCAGGAACCACACGTCGAGCAAGGTCGAGTTCGGCAAGGTTGGGCCCGACATGTGGGGGTATCCCGACTGGGTCGACCCCAAGGTCGCCAAGGAGGGCATCAACAAGCAGGGGGACAACGCCATCATGTACGGCGGCATGGAAAGCTACCACTTCATGTGCCGCTTCTACTCGGG ATTCTTCTACAAGCACCCGCTTCTCGCCCAGTACGAGTGGTACTGGCGCCTGGAGCCCGAGATCAAGTACTTCTGCGACATCACCTA CGATCCTTTCCTCAAGATGATAGAGCACAACAAGACGTATGGCTTCACCATCGCCGTCAAGGAGCTGCGCGAGACAGTGCCCAACATCTTCCGCTACGCCTCAGCCTACAAGCGCCTCAACAACTTGACTTCGCAGGGCCTCTGGGAGATGTTTATCGAGCCGCAGccggagaaggaggccgcgcccgaggacaaggacaaggaggcGCAGCGCAACGAgcccccgcgcccgcccgaGATCGATTTGGAGGCCATGGAGGGCGAGAAGTACAACATGTGCCACTTTTGGTCCAACTTTGAGATTGCCCGCCTCGACTTCTTCCGGAGCAAGGCGTACGAGGATTTCTTTCAGATGATGgaccgcagcggcggctTCTGGATGGAGCGG TGGGGCGACGCACCGATCCACTccctcgcggccggcgccctgCTCGCGCCGCGCGACATCCACTACTTCCGCGACTTCGGCTACCGCCACACGACCATCCAGCACTGCCCGCCCAACGCCCCCGGGCGGCAGCTCCCGCGCGAGCCCTTCCTCGAGATGACGACGCTCGACGAGCGCAAGCgccgcgaggaggacgcctaCTGGGACGAGATCGACCCGGTCCAGGAGAACGGCgtcggctgccgctgccgctgcgacACCGAcatcgtcgacgtcgagggCAAGGAGGGCAGCTGCCTGGCCGAGTGGGTCGACGTCGCTGGCGGGTGGGCCAGTCCTTGA
- a CDS encoding glycoside hydrolase family 16 protein (CAZy_ID 269852) — MVRSLLPLGAALLGAATVLADSPQKCSLTQKCPKEAPCCSQYGECGVGAYCLGGCDPRMSFSLDSCVPEPVCQSKTYKMDSLDRYKDISKYLGDPNEADWVGQGQPLVYNGNVLLTMPPNSVGTVLASTTYMWYGNVKAKLKTSKDRGVVTAFILLSDVKDEIDYEFVGADLSTAQTNYYFQGIPNYDNSVNITDLSDTYNNFHEYEIRWTPDDITWLVDGKVGRIKKRADTWNATSNQWAFPQTPARVQISIWPGGLASNAQGTIDWAGGVIDWNSDEIKKYGYYFATFGEITVECYNASSPPGTNKGVSYYYNDVSATNNTVVDSDKPTVLKSFLATGTDMNKTDGTTTGSATGTASSSVNAIPGGGSTPGGGAQVPGSSNSGSSSSGSSGGSSSNSAPDCATTGFSQSCDSGSGSGGSNPNNAARAIDRTLGASAFAVVIGFAALLLL, encoded by the exons ATGGTTCGATCCCTGCTGCCTTTgggcgccgccctgctcggcgcggccACCGTCCTGGCCGACAGTCCCCAGAAGTGCTCCTTGACGCAGAAGTGCCCTAAGGAGGCGCCGTGCTGTTCTC AGTACGGCGAatgcggcgtcggcgcctACTGCCTCGGCGGCTGCGACCCGCGCATGTCCTTCTCCCTCGACTCGTGCGTGCCCGAGCCGGTGTGCCAGTCCAAGACGTACAAGATGGACTCCCTCGACCGCTACAAGGACATCAGCAAGTATCTCGGCGACCCGAACGAGGCGGACTGGGTCGGCCAGGGCCAGCCGCTGGTGTACAACGGAAATGTGCTCCTGACCATGCCGCCGAACTCGGTCGGCACCGTTCTGGCCTCGACGACGTACATGTGGTACGGCAACGTCAAGGCGAAGCTTAAGACGTCCAAGGACCGCGGTGTGGTGACCGCCTTCATCCTACTCAGCGACGTCAAGGACGAGATCGACTACGAGTTTGTGGGCGCCGACCTGAGCACCGCCCAGACAAACTACTACTTCCAGGGCATTCCCAACT ACGACAACTCGGTCAACATCACCGACCTGTCCGACACGTACAACAACTTCCACGAGTACGAGATCCGGTGGACGCCCGACGATATTACGTGGCTCGTGGATGGCAAGGTCGGCCGCATCAAGAAGAGGGCGGATACGTGGAACGCGACGTCGAACCAGTGGGCGTTCCCGCAGACGCCGGCGCGCGTGCAGATCTCCATCTGGCCCGGCGGTCTGGCGTCCAACGCGCAGGGCACCATCGActgggccggcggcgtgatCGACTGGAACTCGGACGAGATCAAGAAGTACGGCTACTACTTCGCCACCTTTGGCGAGATCACGGTCGAGTGCTACAACGCCTCGAGCCCGCCGGGCACCAACAAGGGCGTGTCGTACTACTACAACGACGTGTCGGCCACCAACAACACGGTGGTCGACAGCGACAAGCCGACCGTGCTCAAGAGCTTCCTCGCGACGGGCACGGACATGAACAAGACGGACGGCACGACGACGGGCAGCGCGACCGGcaccgcctcgtcctcggtcaacgccatccccggcggcggctcgaccccgggcggcggcgcccaggtgcccggcagcagcaactcgggctcgtccagctccggctcgagcggcggctccagcagcaacagcgcgCCCGACTGCGCCACCACGGGCTTCTCGCAATCCtgcgacagcggcagcggcagcggcggctccaACCCGAACaacgccgcccgcgccatcGACCGCACcctcggcgccagcgcctttGCCGTCGTCATCGGCTTTGCCGCGCTGCTTCTCCTCTGA